From a region of the Sulfuriferula plumbiphila genome:
- a CDS encoding heterodisulfide reductase-related iron-sulfur binding cluster, with the protein MTVREGNLQAPTRHPLDWQNPDFYNEAALFHEMERVFDLCHGCRRCVSLCTTFPTLFDLVDESPTLEVDGVNKQDYWKVVDQCYLCDLCYMTKCPYVPPHPWNLDFPHTMLRAKAVKFKQGDTRFRDKLLSSTDAMGKLASIPVVVQAVNAVMKNPAARKLMDDTLGIHRDQALPEYDSAKFRSTARPDSSFPSRAGAQTPGKVAIYATCYVNYNEPGIGHDLLKILAHNEIPSVLVEKESCCGMPKLELGDLETVEKHKNVNIPHLARLAREGYAILTAVPSCTLMYKQELPLMFPDDADVQAVKAAMWDPFEYLMARQADGFLKTDFVRPLGKVAYHVPCHQRVQNIGNKTRDSLKLAGAEVTMVERCSGHDGTWGVKTEYYPNAMKIGSPVFKQMAAADPDYISSDCAIAARHIQHGMGENHAQKAHPITLMRIAYGL; encoded by the coding sequence ATGACCGTGCGCGAAGGTAATCTGCAGGCCCCTACCCGCCATCCGCTGGATTGGCAAAATCCCGATTTTTATAATGAAGCTGCGCTGTTCCACGAAATGGAACGCGTTTTCGATTTGTGTCATGGCTGCCGCCGCTGCGTGTCACTGTGTACGACGTTTCCGACGCTGTTTGACCTGGTGGATGAGTCGCCCACGCTGGAAGTGGACGGCGTTAACAAACAGGATTACTGGAAGGTGGTGGATCAATGCTACCTGTGTGACCTGTGTTACATGACCAAATGCCCGTATGTGCCACCGCACCCATGGAATCTGGATTTCCCTCATACCATGCTGCGCGCCAAGGCGGTCAAGTTCAAGCAAGGTGATACCCGATTCCGCGACAAGCTGCTCTCCAGCACCGATGCCATGGGCAAGCTGGCTTCCATCCCGGTGGTGGTGCAGGCAGTCAACGCGGTGATGAAAAACCCCGCCGCACGCAAGCTCATGGATGACACGCTGGGTATCCATCGGGATCAGGCATTACCGGAATACGACAGCGCCAAATTTCGCAGCACCGCGCGTCCCGACAGCAGTTTCCCCAGCCGCGCTGGCGCGCAGACGCCCGGCAAAGTAGCGATATACGCCACCTGCTATGTGAACTATAACGAACCAGGCATCGGCCATGATTTGTTAAAGATACTGGCGCACAACGAAATTCCCAGCGTGCTGGTGGAAAAGGAATCCTGCTGCGGGATGCCCAAGCTGGAACTGGGGGATCTGGAAACCGTGGAAAAGCACAAGAACGTGAATATTCCGCACCTGGCCAGGCTGGCGCGGGAGGGCTATGCCATTCTCACCGCCGTGCCGTCATGCACGCTGATGTACAAACAGGAGCTGCCGCTGATGTTTCCCGATGACGCTGATGTGCAGGCGGTGAAAGCAGCGATGTGGGATCCGTTTGAGTACCTGATGGCGCGTCAGGCTGACGGTTTTCTCAAGACCGATTTCGTCAGGCCGCTGGGCAAGGTGGCTTACCACGTGCCCTGTCATCAGCGCGTGCAAAACATCGGCAATAAAACCCGCGACAGCCTGAAACTGGCGGGCGCCGAGGTCACCATGGTGGAGCGCTGCTCCGGCCACGATGGTACCTGGGGGGTGAAAACGGAGTACTACCCCAACGCGATGAAAATTGGCAGCCCGGTGTTCAAGCAGATGGCTGCTGCCGATCCGGACTATATCAGTTCGGACTGCGCCATTGCTGCACGCCACATTCAGCACGGCATGGGTGAGAACCACGCACAGAAGGCGCATCCCATCACTTTGATGCGCATCGCCTACGGACTATAA
- the msrB gene encoding peptide-methionine (R)-S-oxide reductase MsrB produces MADKLILDEQALRERLTPEQYHICREHGTERAFTGKYWDLKDAGTYRCACCGEALFDADTKFDSGTGWPSFWQPLDQSAVETSQDNSLLMARTEVHCRHCGSHLGHVFADGPAPGGLRYCINSAALDFEAKK; encoded by the coding sequence ATGGCTGACAAATTAATTCTGGATGAACAGGCTCTGCGCGAAAGGCTCACTCCCGAGCAATACCATATCTGCCGCGAGCATGGTACCGAACGCGCTTTCACCGGTAAATACTGGGACCTCAAGGATGCAGGCACCTACCGTTGCGCGTGCTGCGGCGAGGCGCTGTTCGACGCCGATACCAAATTTGACTCAGGCACCGGCTGGCCAAGTTTCTGGCAGCCGCTCGACCAGTCTGCCGTGGAAACCAGTCAGGACAACAGCCTGCTGATGGCGCGCACCGAAGTGCATTGCCGTCACTGCGGCAGCCATCTGGGACATGTGTTTGCAGACGGCCCGGCACCAGGCGGGCTGCGCTATTGCATCAACTCGGCCGCGCTGGATTTCGAGGCAAAGAAGTAA
- a CDS encoding DUF3501 family protein — translation MGRITRDSLMTLEAYAKARPAMRAQTIEHKKNRRVQLGEHVALMFEDELTLRYQIQEMLRVEKTFHEEGIQDELNAYTPLVPDGNNWKATMLIEYPDVDERRAMLARLKGIEDKVYVQVAGHARVYAIADEDMERENEEKTSSVHFLRFDLQPAMVESLKAGAALAMGVDHPAYTAHVDAVSAATRASLMSDLSI, via the coding sequence ATGGGGCGGATTACCCGGGACAGCTTGATGACACTGGAAGCCTACGCCAAAGCGCGCCCCGCCATGCGCGCACAGACCATCGAGCACAAGAAAAATCGCCGGGTCCAGCTGGGCGAGCATGTGGCGCTGATGTTCGAGGACGAACTCACCCTGCGTTACCAGATCCAGGAAATGTTGCGTGTGGAAAAAACCTTCCACGAAGAGGGTATTCAGGACGAGCTCAATGCCTACACCCCGCTGGTACCGGACGGCAACAACTGGAAAGCCACCATGCTTATCGAATACCCTGACGTGGATGAGCGCCGCGCGATGCTCGCCCGGCTCAAGGGGATTGAAGACAAGGTTTATGTGCAGGTAGCAGGTCACGCACGCGTTTACGCCATTGCCGATGAAGACATGGAACGCGAAAACGAGGAAAAAACCTCATCGGTACATTTCCTGCGGTTTGATCTGCAACCAGCGATGGTGGAATCGCTCAAGGCGGGTGCGGCACTGGCTATGGGGGTGGATCATCCCGCCTATACTGCACATGTGGACGCAGTGTCCGCCGCGACACGCGCATCATTGATGTCGGATTTATCCATTTAG
- a CDS encoding rubrerythrin family protein: MQLKGSKTETSLKEAFAGESQANRRYLYFAAKADVEGQNDVAAVFRSTAEGETGHAHGHLEYLEACGDPATGLPIGASRDNLKASVAGETHEYTDMYPGMAKTAREEGFDEIADWFETLAKAERSHAGRFQKALDALVD; this comes from the coding sequence ATGCAGCTCAAAGGTTCAAAAACTGAAACAAGTCTGAAAGAAGCGTTTGCCGGCGAATCCCAAGCCAACCGTCGTTACCTGTATTTTGCAGCAAAAGCGGATGTGGAAGGCCAAAATGACGTCGCCGCCGTGTTCCGCTCCACTGCCGAAGGTGAAACCGGCCACGCGCACGGCCATCTGGAGTACCTGGAGGCCTGTGGCGACCCGGCTACCGGCCTGCCCATCGGCGCCAGCCGAGACAATCTGAAAGCGTCGGTCGCGGGTGAAACCCACGAGTACACCGACATGTATCCAGGCATGGCCAAAACCGCGCGTGAAGAAGGCTTTGACGAAATTGCCGACTGGTTTGAAACCTTGGCCAAGGCCGAGCGCTCCCACGCCGGCCGTTTCCAGAAGGCGCTGGACGCACTGGTTGACTAA
- a CDS encoding DUF3301 domain-containing protein, with protein sequence MIELVVVAALGALAWFWLDSLKTREIAIAAAKRACTIDAVQLLDDTVAMASIRLARNSQGQVTLRRFYRFEFSDTGDNRRGGVVLMLGSTVENVRLGNVWMV encoded by the coding sequence ATGATTGAGCTGGTTGTTGTGGCCGCGCTGGGCGCGCTTGCCTGGTTCTGGCTGGACAGCCTGAAAACCCGCGAAATCGCCATCGCCGCGGCGAAACGCGCGTGCACCATTGACGCCGTGCAACTGCTCGATGACACCGTGGCAATGGCGTCAATACGCCTGGCGCGCAATTCTCAAGGGCAAGTTACCCTGCGGCGTTTCTACCGTTTTGAATTCAGCGATACCGGAGATAACCGCCGCGGCGGTGTGGTGCTGATGCTGGGCAGCACGGTGGAGAATGTCAGGCTGGGGAATGTCTGGATGGTTTAA
- a CDS encoding ferredoxin--NADP reductase, with amino-acid sequence MFNATITHIQQETPSVKSFRLGVDTPPFRFLAGQWIDLYVEIDGETQVGGYSMTSSPVLTHSLELAIKSSTRHPVTHWLHEHAKIGDTVRISGGQGVFVYQPEMSQRVVLVGAGVGVTPLISIFRYIADAVPATQATLVYSIPNPDEFLFRSEIEHLTQHHVNLRSLITVTQPDDTWHGRTGRIDAELLKSAAMSAETLYYLCGPPGMVEDVGAVLESLAVPASRIIFEKWW; translated from the coding sequence TTGTTTAACGCAACCATCACCCACATCCAGCAGGAAACCCCCAGCGTCAAATCGTTCCGGCTTGGCGTGGACACCCCCCCATTCCGCTTTCTCGCCGGCCAATGGATAGACCTGTACGTCGAGATTGATGGCGAAACCCAGGTCGGTGGCTATTCGATGACCTCCTCGCCAGTGCTCACCCACAGCCTGGAACTTGCAATCAAATCCAGCACGCGCCACCCTGTCACACACTGGCTGCATGAGCATGCCAAAATCGGCGATACCGTGCGCATTTCCGGCGGCCAGGGGGTTTTCGTCTATCAGCCGGAAATGAGCCAGCGCGTGGTGCTGGTGGGCGCAGGTGTCGGCGTCACGCCGCTCATCAGCATTTTCCGCTACATTGCCGATGCCGTGCCCGCCACCCAGGCCACGCTGGTGTACAGCATCCCCAATCCGGACGAGTTCCTGTTTCGTAGTGAAATCGAACACCTCACCCAGCACCACGTCAATCTGCGTAGCCTGATCACTGTCACCCAGCCCGATGACACATGGCATGGGCGCACCGGGCGCATCGACGCAGAGCTGCTGAAAAGCGCCGCCATGAGTGCCGAGACGCTCTATTATCTGTGCGGACCGCCAGGCATGGTGGAAGATGTCGGTGCCGTGCTGGAGAGCCTTGCCGTGCCCGCCAGCCGTATCATTTTCGAAAAGTGGTGGTAG
- a CDS encoding encapsulin-associated ferritin-like protein, translated as MSSEAYHEPVDKLSAATQDMHRAIVSLMEELEAVDWYNQRVDACTDAELKAILEHNRDEEKEHAVMVLEWIRRQDPRLDHELRETLFKQGRIAGQHADEEK; from the coding sequence ATGAGCAGTGAAGCTTACCACGAGCCTGTCGACAAGCTGTCCGCCGCGACGCAGGACATGCACCGCGCAATCGTGTCGCTGATGGAGGAGCTGGAGGCGGTCGACTGGTACAACCAGCGTGTGGATGCGTGTACCGACGCTGAACTCAAGGCGATCCTCGAACATAATCGTGACGAGGAGAAAGAGCATGCGGTGATGGTGCTGGAATGGATACGCCGTCAGGATCCAAGGCTGGATCACGAATTGCGCGAGACTTTGTTTAAACAGGGCCGCATCGCCGGCCAGCACGCGGATGAGGAGAAATGA